Proteins encoded within one genomic window of Jiangella mangrovi:
- a CDS encoding sugar ABC transporter ATP-binding protein — MTGIVKVFPGVRALDGVDLEVRAGEVHCLLGQNGAGKSTLIKVLAGAHQPDEGEIRWQGEEIRLTTPMAAMKNGIATIYQELDLVDGLSVAENIYLGHELASAGFAHRGETQKQAAALLTRLGHPEISPKRELGTLSAAGKQIVSMARALSHDVKLIIMDEPSAVLDQEEVARLFKVIRDLQSEGVAVVYISHRLEEIRQIGDRVTVLKDGRTVATGLPARDTPTRELTRLMTGRDIEYVFPPRTSRDGDGAVVLAVSELASGRAFSGVDFEVRAGEIVGLAGLVGSGRSEILETIYGARKASSGTVTVDGKQLRNGHVRAAVGAGVGLCPEERKSQGLLLDEAVYRNVSLASIGRFARGGFLDRGGEKRAAGEHVKSLDVRPTGIERAVRTLSGGNQQKVVLARWLLRECRVLLLDEPTRGVDVGARSEIYALVRRLADEGVAVVLVSSEIPEVLGLADRVLVLREGVVVHTGPADDIDEHRVLDLVMEGSAA; from the coding sequence ATGACCGGCATCGTCAAGGTCTTCCCCGGCGTGCGAGCCCTCGACGGCGTCGACCTCGAGGTGCGCGCGGGCGAGGTGCACTGCCTGCTCGGCCAGAACGGCGCCGGCAAGTCGACGCTCATCAAGGTCCTGGCCGGCGCGCACCAGCCCGACGAGGGCGAGATCCGCTGGCAGGGCGAGGAGATCCGGCTCACGACGCCGATGGCGGCCATGAAGAACGGCATCGCGACCATCTACCAGGAGCTCGACCTCGTCGACGGTCTCTCCGTCGCCGAGAACATCTACCTCGGCCACGAGCTGGCCTCGGCCGGGTTCGCCCACCGCGGCGAGACGCAGAAGCAGGCCGCGGCCCTGCTGACTCGGCTCGGCCACCCCGAGATCTCGCCGAAGCGCGAGCTCGGCACCCTGTCCGCCGCGGGCAAGCAGATCGTCAGCATGGCGCGGGCCCTCTCGCACGACGTCAAGCTGATCATCATGGACGAGCCGTCGGCGGTCCTCGACCAGGAGGAGGTCGCCCGGCTGTTCAAGGTCATCCGGGACCTGCAGTCCGAGGGCGTCGCCGTCGTCTACATCTCGCACCGGCTCGAAGAGATCCGCCAGATCGGCGACCGCGTCACCGTCCTCAAGGACGGCCGCACCGTCGCCACCGGCCTGCCGGCCCGCGACACCCCGACCCGCGAGCTCACCCGGCTGATGACCGGCCGCGACATCGAGTACGTCTTCCCGCCGAGGACCTCGCGCGACGGCGACGGCGCGGTCGTGCTGGCGGTCAGCGAGCTGGCGTCCGGCCGCGCGTTCAGCGGCGTCGACTTCGAGGTCCGGGCCGGCGAGATCGTCGGGCTGGCGGGCCTCGTCGGCTCCGGCCGGTCCGAGATCCTCGAGACCATCTACGGCGCCCGCAAGGCGAGCTCCGGCACGGTCACCGTCGACGGCAAGCAGCTGCGCAACGGGCACGTGCGGGCGGCGGTCGGCGCCGGCGTCGGGCTCTGCCCCGAGGAGCGCAAGAGCCAGGGGCTGCTGCTCGACGAGGCGGTCTACCGCAACGTCAGCCTGGCCTCCATCGGGCGGTTCGCCCGCGGCGGCTTCCTCGACCGCGGCGGCGAGAAGCGCGCCGCCGGTGAACACGTGAAGTCGCTCGACGTGCGCCCCACGGGCATCGAGCGGGCCGTCCGCACGCTGTCGGGCGGCAACCAGCAGAAGGTCGTCCTCGCCAGGTGGCTGCTCCGGGAGTGCCGGGTGCTGCTGCTCGACGAGCCGACCCGAGGGGTCGACGTGGGGGCGCGCAGCGAGATCTACGCGCTCGTCCGCCGGCTCGCGGACGAGGGCGTCGCCGTCGTCCTGGTCAGCAGCGAGATTCCCGAGGTACTCGGCCTCGCCGACCGGGTGCTGGTCCTGCGGGAGGGCGTCGTCGTGCACACCGGGCCGGCCGACGACATCGACGAGCACCGGGTCCTCGACCTGGTGATGGAAGGGAGCGCAGCGTGA
- a CDS encoding ROK family protein, with the protein MSDTSAPADQVFLRRHNLAMVLRDLRDAGPRSRARIAADTGLNKATVSSLVAELAELGLVRDGVVERGGGVGRPGQTVEIDGRICGLGAEVNVDYVAVLVLDLRGEEVRYVRTPLDVPRLGVEKTLDELAAAIASAVDEAAAGGHDVAGITVGIPGMVETAPGVLRHAPNVGWREVRIADELATRLAGPAATIRVDNDANLSALAEYAMGTSAGTPDLVYVTGETGVGGGVISDGVLLRGTEGYGGEIGHMPIGDPAHRCGCGKVGCWETSVGLAALLREVADPDDPVTDPSVDLEVRLAEIRRRAALGDGRTLRGIEAVGTGLGLGAAILVNLFNPRVIVLGGYFAELGEFFLPAMETELDKRVVAPARGGCRIELSALGFTAACRGGAHVALEAVFTDPASVAADPVPAPLPGGMA; encoded by the coding sequence GTGAGCGACACGTCCGCGCCCGCCGATCAGGTGTTCCTCCGCCGCCACAACCTCGCCATGGTGCTGCGTGACCTGCGCGACGCGGGCCCGCGCTCGCGCGCGCGCATCGCGGCCGACACCGGGCTCAACAAGGCCACCGTCTCCAGCCTGGTCGCCGAGCTGGCCGAGCTGGGCCTCGTGCGCGACGGCGTCGTCGAGCGCGGCGGCGGGGTCGGCCGGCCCGGGCAGACCGTCGAGATCGACGGGCGCATCTGCGGCCTGGGCGCCGAGGTCAACGTCGACTACGTCGCGGTCCTCGTGCTCGACCTGCGCGGCGAGGAGGTCCGCTACGTCCGCACCCCGCTGGACGTCCCGCGCCTGGGTGTGGAGAAGACCCTGGACGAGCTGGCGGCGGCCATCGCCTCCGCCGTCGACGAGGCCGCGGCCGGGGGCCACGACGTCGCCGGCATCACCGTCGGCATCCCGGGCATGGTCGAGACCGCGCCGGGCGTCCTGCGCCACGCCCCCAACGTCGGCTGGCGCGAGGTGCGCATCGCCGACGAGCTCGCCACGCGTCTCGCCGGCCCGGCCGCGACCATCCGGGTCGACAACGACGCCAACCTGAGCGCGCTGGCCGAGTACGCCATGGGCACGTCGGCCGGCACCCCCGACCTCGTCTACGTCACCGGCGAGACCGGCGTCGGCGGCGGCGTCATCTCCGACGGCGTGCTGCTGCGCGGCACCGAGGGCTACGGCGGCGAGATCGGGCACATGCCCATCGGCGACCCCGCCCACCGCTGCGGCTGCGGCAAGGTCGGCTGCTGGGAGACGTCCGTCGGGCTGGCGGCGCTGCTGCGCGAGGTCGCCGACCCCGACGACCCCGTCACCGACCCGTCCGTCGACCTCGAGGTGCGGCTGGCCGAGATCCGCCGCCGCGCCGCGCTGGGCGACGGCCGCACGCTGCGCGGCATCGAGGCGGTCGGCACCGGCCTCGGGCTCGGCGCGGCCATCCTGGTCAACCTGTTCAACCCGCGGGTCATCGTGCTCGGCGGCTACTTCGCCGAGCTGGGCGAGTTCTTCCTGCCGGCCATGGAGACCGAGCTGGACAAGCGTGTCGTCGCCCCGGCCCGCGGCGGCTGCCGCATCGAGCTGTCGGCGCTGGGTTTCACGGCCGCCTGCCGCGGCGGCGCGCACGTCGCGCTCGAGGCGGTCTTCACCGACCCGGCGTCAGTGGCCGCCGACCCCGTCCCCGCCCCACTACCCGGAGGTATGGCGTGA
- a CDS encoding substrate-binding domain-containing protein yields MSVRTNRPRRRLLTSMAAVFAAGAFVVGCTSNEPEEEEAPAAETGGGDDAGAGSGNDEPGETVVIGFSGPEADHGWLAAVNDSAIAEAESYEDVELRTAEGTNDANLQISQIETFINEGVDAIVLLPTDGAQLTEVAIRAMEAGIPVVNVDREFSSPFAARATILGDNHGMGISAGTYACQLIEDNDIQDPVIAEIAGIDALPLTQDRSAGFAEALEACGQTVDNRVAAEFTVESGEEQAANLLQAAPQIDIIWNHDDDQGVGVKQAFDNAGRDEFFFIGGAGSSNAMQWIQDGEMEATILYPPTQAADGIRLARLIAQNKGMSDLVQVEVPRRIVLNAPVVNADNVEDYLHLGFDS; encoded by the coding sequence ATGTCCGTACGCACGAATCGGCCGCGACGCCGGTTGCTGACCTCCATGGCCGCCGTGTTCGCGGCCGGGGCCTTCGTAGTGGGCTGCACCAGCAACGAGCCGGAAGAGGAGGAGGCGCCTGCGGCCGAGACCGGGGGCGGCGACGACGCCGGCGCAGGCAGCGGCAACGACGAGCCGGGCGAGACCGTCGTCATCGGCTTCTCCGGCCCGGAGGCCGACCACGGCTGGCTGGCCGCCGTCAACGACTCCGCCATCGCCGAGGCCGAGAGCTACGAGGACGTCGAGCTGCGCACCGCCGAGGGCACCAACGACGCCAACCTGCAGATCAGCCAGATCGAGACGTTCATCAACGAGGGCGTCGACGCGATCGTGCTGCTGCCGACCGACGGCGCCCAGCTCACCGAGGTGGCCATCCGCGCCATGGAGGCCGGGATCCCGGTCGTCAACGTCGACCGCGAGTTCTCCAGCCCGTTCGCCGCCCGCGCCACGATCCTCGGCGACAACCACGGCATGGGCATCTCGGCCGGCACCTACGCCTGCCAGCTCATCGAGGACAACGACATCCAGGACCCGGTCATCGCCGAGATCGCCGGCATCGACGCGCTGCCGCTGACGCAGGACCGCTCCGCGGGCTTCGCCGAGGCGCTCGAGGCCTGCGGCCAGACGGTCGACAACCGCGTCGCCGCCGAGTTCACCGTCGAGTCCGGTGAGGAGCAGGCCGCGAACCTGCTGCAGGCCGCGCCGCAGATCGACATCATCTGGAACCACGACGACGACCAGGGCGTCGGCGTGAAGCAGGCGTTCGACAACGCCGGCCGTGACGAGTTCTTCTTCATCGGCGGCGCCGGCTCCTCGAACGCGATGCAGTGGATCCAGGACGGCGAGATGGAGGCGACCATCCTCTACCCGCCGACCCAGGCGGCCGACGGCATCCGCCTCGCCCGGCTGATCGCGCAGAACAAGGGCATGTCCGACCTGGTCCAGGTCGAGGTGCCGCGGCGCATCGTGCTGAACGCCCCGGTGGTCAACGCCGACAATGTCGAGGACTACCTGCACCTGGGCTTCGACTCCTGA
- a CDS encoding ABC transporter permease subunit, translating to MSDQTPASPPTGATATTPPADEHRRIEAAAAGEGETQSGFVRFMSSPFGRNLGLVVALLVLCVVGAITAGDRFVDADNMVTILRFASIIGVVSIGMTFVIIGGGIDLSVGAIVALSSVWATTLATQTMAEDTHWLLMVFVACAVGVGCGLVNGVLVAYGRMAPFIATLAMFAAARGLAEIISEKRTQLVDVRGLVDTINGEFLGISVLIWIFAVVSAIGWVLLNRTTFGRRTIAVGGNATAARLAGIAVKRHTVLLYVVLGLACGIAGIMLTARTGTGSATHGQLYELDAIAAVVIGGTLLTGGRGTIVGTIIGVLIFTTLTNVFTLNNLDSSTQAVAKGAIIVIAVLLQQRVSVRSADSS from the coding sequence GTGAGCGACCAGACGCCGGCGTCGCCGCCGACGGGCGCGACAGCCACCACACCACCCGCCGACGAGCACCGCCGCATCGAGGCGGCCGCGGCGGGCGAGGGCGAGACCCAGTCCGGCTTCGTCCGGTTCATGAGCAGCCCGTTCGGCCGGAACCTCGGCCTCGTCGTCGCGCTGCTCGTGCTGTGCGTCGTCGGCGCCATCACCGCCGGCGACCGCTTCGTCGATGCCGACAACATGGTGACGATCCTGCGATTCGCCTCCATCATCGGCGTGGTCAGCATCGGCATGACCTTCGTGATCATCGGCGGCGGCATCGACCTGTCGGTCGGCGCCATCGTCGCGCTCTCGTCGGTCTGGGCCACCACGCTGGCCACGCAGACCATGGCCGAGGACACCCACTGGCTGCTCATGGTGTTCGTCGCCTGCGCCGTCGGTGTCGGCTGCGGGCTGGTCAACGGCGTTCTCGTGGCGTACGGGCGCATGGCGCCGTTCATCGCCACGCTGGCGATGTTCGCCGCCGCCCGGGGTCTGGCCGAGATCATCTCCGAGAAGCGCACGCAGCTCGTGGACGTCCGCGGGCTGGTCGACACCATCAACGGCGAGTTCCTCGGCATCTCGGTGCTGATCTGGATCTTCGCCGTGGTCAGCGCCATCGGCTGGGTGCTGCTCAACCGCACCACGTTCGGCCGGCGCACCATCGCCGTCGGCGGCAACGCGACGGCGGCCCGCCTCGCCGGCATCGCGGTCAAGCGGCACACCGTTCTGCTGTACGTGGTGCTGGGCCTGGCCTGCGGCATCGCCGGGATCATGCTGACCGCCCGCACCGGCACCGGCAGCGCGACCCACGGCCAGCTGTACGAGCTGGACGCCATCGCCGCGGTGGTCATCGGCGGGACGCTGCTCACCGGCGGCCGCGGCACCATCGTCGGCACGATCATCGGCGTCCTGATCTTCACCACGCTGACCAACGTGTTCACCCTCAACAACCTCGACAGCTCCACCCAGGCCGTCGCCAAGGGCGCGATCATCGTCATCGCCGTCCTGCTGCAGCAGCGGGTGTCGGTCCGGAGCGCAGACTCGAGCTGA
- a CDS encoding Gfo/Idh/MocA family protein: MTVDDTPALGIGMVGYAFMGAAHSQAWRNAYSFFDVPLVPRLVALGGRNAEAAGDVARRFGWESVETDWRQLVARDDVGLVDVCTPGDTHAEIAIAALEAGKHVLCEKPLANTVAEAEAMVAAAEKAAESGVRSLVGFTYRRVPAIALARQLVAEGRVGQIRHVRAQYLQDWIADPDAPLSWRLQKDKAGSGALGDIGAHIIDLTQYITGERITGVSAILETFVKERPVPESFTGLAGSAPVAAELGPVTVDDTAVFLARFTGGAVATYEATRFATGRKNAIRIEINGSNGSLAFDFEDMNVLNVYDHTEDARVAGFKRVLVTEPSHPYVSAWWPAGHGLGYEHAFTHQAVDLLTAIAERRDPEPSFADGLNVQRILAAVEDSAAAGSAWTEVPAPA; the protein is encoded by the coding sequence ATGACGGTTGACGACACGCCGGCACTCGGCATCGGCATGGTGGGCTACGCGTTCATGGGGGCGGCCCACTCCCAGGCCTGGCGCAACGCCTACAGCTTCTTCGACGTTCCGCTCGTCCCGCGCCTCGTCGCGCTGGGCGGCCGGAACGCCGAAGCGGCCGGCGACGTCGCCAGACGCTTCGGCTGGGAGAGTGTCGAGACCGACTGGCGGCAGCTCGTCGCGCGCGACGACGTGGGACTCGTCGACGTCTGCACGCCCGGCGACACCCACGCCGAGATCGCGATCGCGGCCCTCGAGGCCGGCAAACACGTGCTCTGCGAGAAGCCGCTGGCCAACACCGTCGCCGAGGCCGAGGCCATGGTGGCGGCCGCGGAGAAGGCGGCGGAGTCGGGCGTGCGCAGCCTGGTCGGCTTCACCTACCGGCGGGTCCCGGCCATCGCGCTGGCCCGGCAGCTGGTGGCCGAGGGCCGCGTCGGCCAGATCCGCCACGTCCGCGCCCAGTACCTGCAGGACTGGATCGCCGACCCCGACGCGCCGCTGTCGTGGCGGCTGCAGAAGGACAAGGCCGGCTCCGGCGCGCTGGGCGACATCGGGGCGCACATCATCGACCTGACGCAGTACATCACCGGCGAGCGCATCACCGGTGTCAGCGCGATCCTCGAGACGTTCGTCAAGGAGCGCCCGGTGCCCGAGTCGTTCACCGGCCTCGCCGGCAGTGCGCCGGTCGCGGCCGAGCTGGGGCCTGTCACCGTCGACGACACCGCGGTCTTCCTGGCCCGGTTCACCGGGGGAGCGGTGGCGACGTACGAGGCGACCCGGTTCGCGACGGGGCGCAAGAACGCCATCCGCATCGAGATCAACGGGTCGAACGGCAGCCTGGCGTTCGACTTCGAGGACATGAACGTCCTGAACGTCTACGACCACACCGAGGACGCTCGGGTGGCCGGCTTCAAGCGGGTGCTGGTCACCGAGCCCAGCCACCCGTACGTGAGCGCCTGGTGGCCCGCGGGTCACGGCCTCGGCTACGAGCACGCCTTCACGCACCAGGCGGTCGACCTGCTGACGGCGATCGCCGAGCGCCGCGACCCGGAGCCGTCGTTCGCCGACGGCCTGAACGTGCAGCGCATCCTGGCCGCCGTCGAGGACAGCGCCGCAGCCGGGAGCGCCTGGACGGAGGTGCCCGCACCCGCCTGA
- a CDS encoding PQQ-dependent sugar dehydrogenase, translated as MRKAVLMAAGTLVASTLVAAPGMAASGAPAAAPEVAPPDSAFDKVTLNDTPGEPMDLVVLPDGRVLHTTRAGEVWLHDPDTRLNTLAAELDVYEHDEEGLQSIAVDPGFGKTNDWIYLYYSPPLDTPLDDPDTPTVNEGDALFDGEPADWEPFEGHITLARFELVGDQIDLSTEQHIMDVPVDRGICCHVGGDIAFDDAGHLYLGTGDDTNPFESDGFAPIDERTTRNPAFDAQRTSANTNDLRGKVLRITVGEDGGYTVPEGNLFPPGTEGTRPEIYAMGLRNPFRIEVQPETGEVYVGDYSPDAGEPDPARGPAGQGKWTVVREPANYGWPYCATAELPYVDYDFGTEASGEPFDCAAPVNESPHNTGLTELPPVTQPDIWYGYDESAEFPELGTGGIGPMGGPAYDFDPRTTRGRAPIAWPEHYDGIPLAYEWTRDWIKGIHLGDDGTVEAIEDVIPSIVVDNPMDMEFGPDGALYVLEYGDGYFAENPDAQLSRIDYIGVGGNHSPVPKVTADVTEGLAPLAVQFSSDGTADPDGDRLRYEWDFDGDGKVDSRVRNPSFTYEENGLYHATLRVTDLGGKHRHKTASAEVDVIVGNTTPQVEFVTPQTGDTFAFGDQVPFEVQVTDDQPVDCSRVRVTYILGHDEHGHPQTTALGCSGTLLTTLPGGHDPGDGLTGVFNVTYTDDPGEGVPALSDSAEVVLTPEG; from the coding sequence ATGCGCAAAGCCGTACTCATGGCGGCGGGGACGCTCGTCGCGTCCACGCTCGTCGCGGCACCGGGGATGGCGGCGTCCGGAGCACCCGCCGCGGCCCCAGAAGTGGCACCGCCGGATTCGGCGTTCGACAAGGTCACACTGAACGACACGCCCGGTGAGCCGATGGACCTCGTGGTCCTGCCGGACGGCCGGGTGCTGCACACCACGCGCGCCGGCGAGGTCTGGCTGCACGATCCCGACACGCGGCTGAACACGCTGGCCGCGGAGCTCGACGTCTATGAGCACGACGAGGAGGGGTTGCAGAGCATCGCGGTCGACCCCGGGTTCGGGAAGACCAATGACTGGATCTACCTGTACTACTCGCCGCCGCTGGACACCCCGCTCGACGACCCCGACACGCCCACGGTCAACGAGGGCGACGCCCTGTTCGACGGCGAGCCCGCGGACTGGGAGCCGTTCGAGGGGCACATCACGCTGGCGCGGTTCGAGCTGGTCGGTGACCAGATCGACCTGTCGACCGAGCAGCACATCATGGACGTCCCGGTCGACCGCGGCATCTGCTGCCACGTCGGCGGCGACATCGCCTTCGACGACGCCGGCCACCTGTACCTGGGCACCGGCGACGACACCAACCCGTTCGAGTCCGACGGGTTCGCGCCGATCGACGAGCGGACGACCCGCAACCCGGCGTTCGACGCGCAGCGCACGTCGGCGAACACCAACGACCTGCGCGGCAAGGTCCTGCGCATCACGGTCGGCGAGGACGGCGGCTACACCGTCCCCGAGGGCAACCTGTTCCCGCCCGGCACCGAGGGCACCCGGCCCGAGATCTACGCCATGGGCCTGCGCAACCCGTTCCGCATCGAGGTGCAGCCCGAGACCGGCGAGGTCTACGTCGGCGACTACTCGCCCGACGCGGGTGAGCCCGACCCGGCACGTGGCCCGGCCGGCCAGGGCAAGTGGACGGTCGTGCGCGAGCCGGCCAACTACGGCTGGCCGTACTGCGCGACGGCGGAGCTGCCCTACGTCGACTACGACTTCGGCACCGAGGCCTCCGGCGAGCCGTTCGACTGCGCGGCACCGGTGAACGAGTCGCCGCACAACACCGGCCTGACGGAGCTGCCGCCGGTGACGCAGCCGGACATCTGGTACGGCTACGACGAGTCGGCGGAGTTCCCCGAACTGGGCACCGGCGGCATCGGCCCGATGGGCGGCCCGGCCTACGACTTCGACCCCCGCACTACCCGTGGCCGCGCCCCGATCGCCTGGCCGGAGCACTACGACGGCATCCCGCTCGCGTACGAGTGGACCCGCGACTGGATCAAGGGCATCCACCTGGGCGACGACGGCACCGTCGAGGCGATCGAGGACGTCATCCCGTCGATCGTCGTCGACAACCCGATGGACATGGAGTTCGGCCCCGACGGCGCGCTCTACGTCCTCGAGTACGGCGACGGCTACTTCGCCGAGAACCCCGACGCGCAGCTGTCGCGCATCGACTACATCGGCGTGGGTGGCAACCACTCGCCGGTCCCGAAGGTGACGGCCGACGTCACCGAGGGCCTCGCGCCGCTGGCGGTGCAGTTCTCCAGCGACGGCACGGCCGACCCCGACGGCGACCGGCTGCGCTACGAGTGGGACTTCGACGGCGACGGCAAGGTCGACTCGCGGGTGCGCAACCCCTCGTTCACCTACGAGGAGAACGGCCTGTACCACGCGACGCTCCGGGTCACCGACCTCGGCGGCAAGCACCGGCACAAGACGGCGTCGGCCGAGGTCGACGTGATCGTCGGCAACACGACGCCGCAGGTCGAGTTCGTGACGCCGCAGACGGGCGACACGTTCGCGTTCGGCGACCAGGTGCCGTTCGAGGTGCAGGTGACCGACGACCAGCCGGTCGACTGCTCGCGGGTCCGCGTGACCTACATCCTGGGTCACGACGAGCACGGCCACCCGCAGACGACGGCGCTCGGCTGCAGCGGCACGCTGCTCACCACGCTGCCGGGCGGCCACGACCCCGGTGACGGCCTGACCGGCGTCTTCAACGTCACGTACACCGACGATCCCGGCGAGGGCGTTCCCGCGCTGAGCGACAGCGCGGAGGTGGTGCTCACCCCGGAGGGCTGA